A DNA window from Drosophila sechellia strain sech25 chromosome X, ASM438219v1, whole genome shotgun sequence contains the following coding sequences:
- the LOC6615068 gene encoding thyroid adenoma-associated protein homolog isoform X2, whose translation MNDLNLRVAVLKLCAHPKRFAELRDALVPLPNTWIAAPHDFVLQFAAAKSSAEQVQVVKDVFYGEQEQDLGDVARFLADLLLASPLKHAVRNQLTKLFSDNALAKQNATPHRRHSKEHLLEALQQSLGEMASSLAVITPPVSHERTNDVFVSANACLQNFPFGREALGKQVHRFAPLLTNALERYWADI comes from the exons ATGAACGATCTGAATCTGCGCGTGGCCGTCTTGAAGTTGTGTGCCCACCCCAAGAGGTTTGCCGAGCTGCGCGACGCCCTTGTGCCACTGCCCAACACGTGGATTGCCG cgCCACATGACTTTGTGCTTCAGTTCGCGGCGGCAAAGAGCAGTGCAGAGCAGGTGCAGGTGGTCAAGGATGTCTTCTACGGGGAGCAGGAGCAAGATCTTGGAGATGTAGCCCGCTTCCTGGCGGATCTCCTGCTGGCCAGTCCCCTGAAGCACGCCGTGCGCAACCAGCTGACCAA ACTCTTCTCGGACAATGCGCTGGCCAAACAGAATGCGACGCCACATCGCAGGCACTCGAAGGAGCACCTGCTGGAGGCTCTGCAGCAGTCGCTCGGCGAAATGGCCAGCAGTCTCGCGGTGATCACGCCGCCTGTCAGCCACGAGCGCACCAACGATGTCTTCGTGTCCGCCAACGCCTGCCTGCAGAACTTTCCCTTTGGACGGGAGGCCCTGGGCAAACAGGTGCATCGCTTTGCGCCGCTGCTGACCAACGCCCTGGAGCGCTACTGGGCGGACATTTG A
- the LOC6615068 gene encoding thyroid adenoma-associated protein homolog isoform X3: MNDLNLRVAVLKLCAHPKRFAELRDALVPLPNTWIAAPHDFVLQFAAAKSSAEQVQVVKDVFYGEQEQDLGDVARFLADLLLASPLKHAVRNQLTKYDSSRTMRWPNRMRRHIAGTRRSTCWRLCSSRSAKWPAVSR; encoded by the exons ATGAACGATCTGAATCTGCGCGTGGCCGTCTTGAAGTTGTGTGCCCACCCCAAGAGGTTTGCCGAGCTGCGCGACGCCCTTGTGCCACTGCCCAACACGTGGATTGCCG cgCCACATGACTTTGTGCTTCAGTTCGCGGCGGCAAAGAGCAGTGCAGAGCAGGTGCAGGTGGTCAAGGATGTCTTCTACGGGGAGCAGGAGCAAGATCTTGGAGATGTAGCCCGCTTCCTGGCGGATCTCCTGCTGGCCAGTCCCCTGAAGCACGCCGTGCGCAACCAGCTGACCAAGTACG ACTCTTCTCGGACAATGCGCTGGCCAAACAGAATGCGACGCCACATCGCAGGCACTCGAAGGAGCACCTGCTGGAGGCTCTGCAGCAGTCGCTCGGCGAAATGGCCAGCAGTCTCGCGGTGA